In Fundulus heteroclitus isolate FHET01 chromosome 17, MU-UCD_Fhet_4.1, whole genome shotgun sequence, the following are encoded in one genomic region:
- the gnsa gene encoding N-acetylglucosamine-6-sulfatase, with amino-acid sequence MGSNSFSLGSFSSCLLICVTLWSEQSCGLFGQSNRRPNIVLILTDDLDIMMGGLNPLSKTKKLIGDAGISFTNAFVASPLCCPSRASILTGKYPHNHHVINNTLEGNCSSTAWQKSEEPQTFPALLKTYGGYQTFFAGKYLNQYGHPGAGGVEHVPLGWSYWLGLEKNSKYYNYTLSVNGKAQKHGADYSKDYLTDVLANRSLEFLQYKSSYQPFFMMVSTPAPHSPWTAAPQYQGSFNNTKAPRDPNFDVHGKDKHWLIRQAKTPMTNSSVQFLDDAFRKRWRTLLSVDDLVESIVKKLEARGELENTYIFFTSDNGYHTGQFSLPLDKRQLYEFDIRVPLMVRGPNIKPNQTSQLPVANVDLGPTILDIAGYNVNKTQMDGMSFLPIMQGKINSSSWRTDILVEYEGEGRNVSDPACPLLGPGVSECFPDCVCEDSYNNTYACVRTVAPSANLQYCEFDDNEVFVEVYNMTADPYQLSNIAKTIEQEVLERMNHRLMMLQSCSGQTCRTPGVYDPSVRFEFNPRQMFSSHSWRLGRLRPK; translated from the exons ATGGGGTCAAATAGCTTCAGTTTGGGCAGCTTTTCGAGTTGTCTGTTAATCTGCGTCACTCTGTGGAGCGAGCAAAGCTGCGGGTTGTTTGGCCAATCCAACCGGAGACCAAACATCGTTTTAATCCTCACCGACGACCTGGACATCATGATGGGCGGCTTG aACCCACTGAGCAAGACCAAAAAGCTAATTGGTGACGCCGGGATATCCTTCACAAACGCA TTTGTCGCCAGTCCTCTCTGCTGCCCGAGTCGAGCCAGCATCCTGACGGGGAAATACCCGCACAACCACCACGTCATCAACAACACGTTGGAGGGCAACTGCAGCAGCACAGCCTGGCAGAAGAGCGAGGAGCCTCAAACTTTCCCCGCTTTGCTGAAGACCTACGGAGGCTACCAGACCTTCTTTGCAGGGAAATACCTCAACCAG TATGGACACCCTGGTGCTGGTGGAGTGGAGCATGTTCCGCTAGGCTGGAGCTACTGGCTGGGACTG GAGAAGAACTCCAAATACTACAACTACACTCTGTCGGTGAACGGCAAGGCTCAGAAACATGGCGCGGACTACAGCAAAGACTACCTGACGGATGTGCTG GCCAACAGGTCTTTAGAGTTCCTCCAATATAAATCCAGCTACCAGCCGTTCTTCATGATGGTGTCCACGCCGGCCCCCCACTCCCCCTGGACGGCAGCTCCTCAGTACCAGGGCAGCTTCAACAACACCAAGGCTCCCAGAGACCCCAACTTTGATGTCCATGGGAAG GACAAACACTGGTTGATCCGTCAAGCTAAAACTCCCATGACCAACTCCTCGGTTCAGTTCCTCGATGATGCCTTCAGAAAACG GTGGCGAACTTTGCTGTCAGTGGACGATCTGGTGGAGAGCATCGTGAAGAAGTTGGAGGCCAGAGGTGAACTAGAGAACACCTACATCTTCTTTACTTCTGATAACGGCTACCACACAG GTCAGTTCTCTCTGCCGCTGGACAAACGGCAGCTGTACGAGTTCGACATCAGAGTTCCTCTCATGGTCAGAGGACCAAACATCAAACCCAACCAGACCAGCCAG ctgccggTGGCGAACGTCGACCTCGGGCCGACCATCCTGGACATCGCTGGCTATAACGTCAACAAGACCCAAATGGACGGCATGTCCTTCCTCCCCATTATG CAAGGGAAGataaacagcagcagctggaggacaGACATCCTGGTGGAGTATGAAGGAGAAGGACGCAACGTTTCGGACCCGGCCTGCCCGCTGTTGGGACCAGGAGTGTCG GAATGTTTTCCCGACTGTGTGTGCGAGGACTCGTACAACAACACTTATGCCTGCGTGCGCACCGTTGCCCCCTCTGCTAACCTGCAGTACTGCGAGTTCGATGACAACGAG GTGTTTGTGGAAGTGTACAACATGACCGCAGACCCCTACCAGCTGAGCAACATCGCAAAGACCATTGAACAAGAAGTACTGGAGAGGATGAACCATCGGCTGATGATGCTGCAGTCGTGCTCTGGGCAGACATGTCGAACACCTGGCGTTTACGATCCAAG tgttaGGTTTGAATTTAATCCCCGGCAGATGTTTTCAAGCCACAGCTGGAGGCTCGGCAGACTCAGACCCAAGTAA
- the LOC105918351 gene encoding histone H1-like has translation MAEVAPAAAPAKAPAKAPKKKAASKAKKDGPSLSKLIVAAVAESKERKGMSLAALKKVLAGKGVDVTKANKRINTAVTKLATAGTLSQTKGTGASGSFKLAKDTKAAKPAKKVVKKKAPAKAKKPAAAAKKASTPKKAAAKKTAAKKSPKKAAAKKSPKKVVKKSPKKAAATKKPKAAAKKPAAKKPAAKKPAAKKAKK, from the coding sequence ATGGCAGAAGTAGCTCCAGCAGCGGCACCGGCCAAAGCCCCGGCCAAAGCCCCGAAGAAGAAGGCGGCGTCCAAGGCCAAGAAGGATGGACCCAGCCTCTCCAAGCTGATCGTGGCCGCCGTGGCCGAGTCCAAGGAGCGCAAGGGCATGTCTCTGGCGGCGCTGAAGAAGGTGCTGGCCGGCAAAGGCGTGGATGTGACCAAGGCCAACAAGCGCATCAACACCGCCGTCACCAAGCTGGCGACGGCAGGAACCCTGAGCCAGACCAAAGGCACCGGGGCGTCGGGCTCCTTCAAGCTGGCTAAGGACACCAAAGCGGCCAAACCAGCCAAGAAGGTGGTGAAGAAGAAGGCTCCCGCTAAGGCCAAGAagcccgccgccgccgccaagAAGGCCAGCACCCCCAAGAAGGCTGCCGCCAAGAAAACAGCCGCCAAGAAGTCCCCCAAGAAGGCTGCGGCTAAGAAATCCCCCAAGAAGGTGGTGAAGAAGAGCCCTAAGAAGGCTGCTGCCACCAAGAAGCCAAAGGCTGCTGCTAAGAAGCCTGCAGCCAAGAAACCTGCAGCAAAGAAGCCCGCAGCTAAGAAGGCCAAGAAGTAA
- the LOC105918334 gene encoding histone H3, with product MARTKQTARKSTGGKAPRKQLATKAARKSAPATGGVKKPHRYRPGTVALREIRRYQKSTELLIRKLPFQRLVREIAQDFKTDLRFQSSAVMALQEASEAYLVGLFEDTNLCAIHAKRVTIMPKDIQLARRIRGERA from the coding sequence ATGGCCAGAACCAAGCAGACCGCTCGTAAATCCACCGGAGGAAAGGCTCCCAGGAAGCAGCTGGCTACCAAGGCTGCCCGTAAGAGCGCCCCGGCTACCGGCGGAGTGAAGAAGCCTCACCGCTACAGGCCCGGTACCGTGGCTCTGAGAGAGATCCGCCGCTACCAGAAGTCTACGGAGCTGCTGATCCGCAAGCTGCCCTTCCAGCGCCTGGTGAGGGAGATCGCTCAGGACTTCAAGACGGACCTGCGCTTCCAGAGCTCTGCCGTGATGGCTCTGCAGGAGGCCAGCGAGGCCTACCTGGTGGGTCTGTTCGAGGACACCAACCTGTGCGCCATCCACGCCAAGAGGGTAACCATCATGCCTAAAGATATCCAGCTGGCCCGCCGCATCCGCGGAGAGAGGGCTTAG
- the LOC118566577 gene encoding histone H2A-like encodes MSGRGKTGGKARAKAKTRSSRAGLQFPVGRVHRLLRKGNYAERVGAGAPVYLAAVLEYLTAEILELAGNAARDNKKTRIIPRHLQLAVRNDEELNKLLGGVTIAQGGVLPNIQAVLLPKKTEKPAKAK; translated from the coding sequence ATGTCTGGACGCGGAAAGACCGGAGGCAAGGCTAGAGCCAAGGCCAAGACTCGCTCTTCCAGAGCAGGTCTGCAGTTCCCCGTGGGCCGTGTCCACAGGCTGCTGAGGAAAGGCAACTACGCTGAACGCGTGGGTGCCGGAGCCCCAGTGTACCTGGCCGCCGTGCTGGAGTACCTGACGGCTGAGATCCTGGAGCTGGCTGGCAACGCTGCCCGCGACAACAAGAAGACCAGGATCATCCCCCGTCACCTGCAGCTGGCAGTGCGCAACGACGAGGAGCTCAACAAGCTGCTCGGAGGAGTCACCATCGCTCAGGGAGGCGTTCTGCCCAACATCCAGGCTGTGCTGCTGCCCAAGAAGACCGAGAAGCCCGCCAAGGCCAAGTAA
- the LOC118566583 gene encoding histone H4 — MSGRGKGGKGLGKGGAKRHRKVLRDNIQGITKPAIRRLARRGGVKRISGLIYEETRGVLKVFLENVIRDAVTYTEHAKRKTVTAMDVVYALKRQGRTLYGFGG, encoded by the coding sequence ATGAGTGGACGCGgcaaaggaggaaaaggactCGGGAAAGGAGGCGCCAAGCGGCACCGTAAAGTCCTCCGTGATAACATCCAGGGAATCACAAAGCCCGCTATCCGCCGTCTGGCTCGCCGCGGTGGCGTCAAGCGTATCTCTGGTCTCATCTACGAGGAGACCCGCGGTGTGCTGAAGGTCTTCCTGGAGAACGTGATCCGGGACGCCGTCACCTACACCGAGCACGCCAAGAGGAAGACTGTCACCGCCATGGATGTGGTGTACGCTCTCAAGAGGCAGGGCCGCACTCTCTACGGCTTCGGAGgctaa
- the LOC118566581 gene encoding histone H2B 1/2, with the protein MPEPAKSAPKKGSKKAVTKTAGKGGKKKRKTRKESYAIYVYKVLKQVHPDTGISSKAMSIMNSFVNDIFERIASEASRLAHYNKRSTITSREIQTAVRLLLPGELAKHAVSEGTKAVTKYTSSK; encoded by the coding sequence ATGCCTGAACCCGCCAAGTCTGCGCCCAAGAAGGGCTCGAAGAAAGCCGTGACCAAGACGGCCGGCAAAGGAggcaagaagaagagaaagaccAGGAAGGAGAGCTACGCCATCTACGTGTACAAGGTGCTGAAACAGGTGCACCCCGACACGGGCATCTCGTCCAAGGCCATGAGCATCATGAACTCGTTCGTCAACGACATCTTCGAGCGCATCGCGTCCGAGGCTTCCCGCCTGGCTCACTACAACAAGCGCTCCACCATCACCTCCAGGGAGATCCAGACCGCCGTGCGCCTCCTGCTGCCCGGTGAGCTGGCCAAGCACGCCGTGTCTGAGGGTACCAAGGCCGTCACCAAGTACACCAGCTCCAAGTAA